The following proteins come from a genomic window of Microtus ochrogaster isolate Prairie Vole_2 chromosome 7, MicOch1.0, whole genome shotgun sequence:
- the LOC102000037 gene encoding interleukin-9 receptor, with protein MARPSWNTSTASECGNASSSSSSSSGTSGRSAGSGSSRAASYREAWLSRRSSSPPLLSSACAVTAPRPRWRQAPLSSLEDSSSVMCLWFQMWVARVRLLRLISWISFHTPQAPAAAGERGVSLQREEKTLLDKRMAVKQVLVPWFLIYTCVCSCICWGVPVPEQGAGPKAGTFTCLSDSLFRIDCHWSAPEVGLESRAWLLFTNNQVTDISHRCPFQGSVCTLTLPLEEVLVPTDVFNITLHRRVMGQEQVSLVDSQFQPWRHIKLDPPSDLQSNVSSGRCVLTWSIHLALEPWSSDLNYELAFKKQEEPWEQARHKDRIVGVTWLSLEAVELNPGSIYEARLRVQMTLLEEDDMAEERYYKSHWSEWSQPVSFPSPQRWRQDFLLPSWRWSDSILVAVSIFLLLTGLIRLLFKLSPRVKRIIYQNIPSPAPFFLPLYSVYNGDFQTWTGAHRTGLQPRRNDAGTPSGGSESSIWEAITSLTYSPACPVQFSSLPWEGAGPGFSGPPGLAHVLPAVCLELEGQPSAYLPQEGWASPVSVWPPPLDSDGGSSDYCILNSCEELRPSAFPEHTQSPELTQPQPVALPVSSRT; from the exons ATGGCGAGACCTTCTTGGAACACGTCCACGGCTTCGGAGTGTGGCAATGCCTCCTCATCGTCCTCGTCGTCTTCAGGCACTTCCGGCCGATCCGCAGGCTCCGGGTCCTCCAGGGCTGCCAGCTACCGGGAAGCCTGGCTTTCTCGTCGCTCCTCCAGCCCGCCCCTGCTTTCCAGCGCGTGCGCAGTGACTGCGCCACGCCCCCG GTGGCGACAGGCACCTCTCAGCTCCCTGGAGGACAGTAGCTCTGTGATGTGCTTGTGGTTTCAGATGTGGGTGGCCCGTGTCCGCCTGCTCAGACTTATCTCCTGGATCAG CTTCCATACGCCAcaggctcctgctgctgctggagagcGTGGTGTCTCCctccagagagaagagaagacactACTGGACAAG AGGATGGCAGTAAAGCAGGTCCTGGTCCCCTGGTTCCTGATCTACACCTGTGTCTGCTCTTGCATCTGCTGGGGAGTCCCTGTCCCAGAGCAGGGAGCAG ggCCGAAGGCTGGGACGTTCACCTGCCTCAGCGACAGCCTCTTCAGGATTGACTGCCACTGGTCGGCTCCAGAAGTGGGCCTGGAATCCAGGGCCTGGCTCCTTTTTACCAA TAACCAGGTGACAGATATCAGTCACAGGTGCCCGTTCCAGGGCAGTGTGTGCACCCTCACGCTGCCCCTTGAGGAGGTGTTGGTGCCCACTGACGTCTTCAACATCACTTTGCACCGCCGCGTCATGGGGCAGGAGCAGGTCAGCTTGGTGGACTCACAGTTCCAGCCGTGGAGGCACA TTAAGCTGGATCCCCCCTCGGATCTGCAGAGCAACGTCAGCTCTGGGCGCTGTGTCCTGACCTGGAGCATCCATCTTGCTCTGGAGCCCTGGAGCTCAGACCTCAACTATGAGCTGGCCTTCAAGAAGCAGGAAGAGCCCTGGGAG CAGGCCCGGCACAAGGACCGTATTGTTGGAGTGACCTGGCTCAGCCTTGAAGCCGTCGAGCTGAACCCTGGCTCCATCTATGAGGCCAGACTGCGTGTCCagatgactttgttggaggaggatGACATGGCAGAGGAGAGATATTATAAGAGCCATTGGAGTGAGTGGAGCCAGCCTgtgtcctttccttctccccagagatggagacagg ACTTCCTGCTCCCATCCTGGCGGTGGTCAGATAGCATCCTTGTTGCTGTGTCCATCTTTCTTCTGCTGACCGGCCTTATTCGCCTTCTGTTCAAGCTGTCACCCAG GGTGAAGAGGATCATCTACCAGAACAttccctctccagcacctttcttccttcctctctacagTGTGTACAATGGGGACTTCCAG ACCTGGACAGGGGCCCACAGAACCGGACTGCAACCAAGACGGAATGATGCCGGCACTCCATCAGGAGGCTCAGagtccagcatctgggaggccaTTACATCCCTCACCTACAGCCCAGCGTGCCCTGTGCAGTTTTCCAGCCTGCCGTGGGAAGGCGCAGGGCCTGGCTTCTCAGGGCCACCAGGCTTGGCGCATGTGCTGCCCGCAGTGTGTCTGGAGCTGGAAGGACAGCCATCTGCCTACCTGCCCCAGGAGGGCTGGGCTTCTCCGGTCTCTGTCTGGCCCCCTCCTCTGGACTCAGACGGGGGCAGCAGCGACTATTGCATCTTGAACTCCTGTGAGGAGCTCCGCCCCTCAGCCTTCCCAGAACACACCCAGAGCCCTGAGCTCACACAGCCCCAGCCTGTGGCCCTTCCTGTGTCCAGCAGGACCTGA
- the Snrnp25 gene encoding U11/U12 small nuclear ribonucleoprotein 25 kDa protein, whose translation MVVQDPLLCDLPIQVTLEEVNSQIALEYGQAMTVRVCKMDGEVMPVVVVQNATVLDLKKAIQRYMQLKQEREGGIQHISWSYVWRTYHLTSAGEKLTEDRKKLRDYGIRNRDEVSFIKKLRQK comes from the exons ATGGTGGTGCAAGACCCGCTGCTCTGCGACCTTCCGATCCAG GTCACTTTAGAAGAGGTCAACTCTCAGATCGCACTGGAGTATGGCCAGGCAATGACTGTCCGGGTGTGCAAGATGGATGGAGAGGTAATGC CTGTGGTCGTCGTACAGAATGCCACGGTCCTGGACCTGAAGAAGGCTATCCAGAGATACATGCAGCTCAAGCAGGAGCGGGAGGGAGGCATTCAGCACATCAGCTG GTCGTACGTGTGGCGGACGTACCATTTGACCTCAGCTGGGGAGAAACTcacagaggacaggaagaagCTCAGAGA TTATGGCATCCGGAATCGAGATGAGGTTTCCTTCATCAAGAAGCTAAGGCAAAAGTGA
- the Rhbdf1 gene encoding inactive rhomboid protein 1 isoform X1, giving the protein MSEARRDSTSSLQRKKPPWLKLDIPAVAPPAAEDPSFLQPLRRQAFLRSVSMPAETARVPSPHHEPRRLVLQRQTSITQTIRRGTADWFGVSKDSDSTQKWQRKSIRHCSQRYGKLKPQVIRELDLPSQDNVSLTSTETPPPLYVGPCQLGMQKIIDPLARGRAFRMADDTADGLSAPHTPVTPGAASLCSFSSSRSGFNRLPRRRKRESVAKMSFRAAAALVKGRSIRDGTLRRGQRRSFTPASFLEEDMVDFPDELDTSFFAREGVLHEELSTYPDEVFESPSEAALKDWEKAPEQADLTGGALDRSELERSHLMLPLERGWRKQKEGSSLAPQPKVRLRQEVVSAAGPRRGQRIAVPVRKLFAREKRPYGLGMVGRLTNRTYRKRIDSYVKRQIEDMDDHRPFFTYWLTFVHSLVTILAVCIYGIAPVGFSQHETVDSVLRKRGVYENVKYVQQENFWIGPSSEALIHLGAKFSPCMRQDPQVHSFILAAREREKHSACCVRNDRSGCVQTSKEECSSTLAVWVKWPTHPSAPDLAGNKRQFGSVCHQDPRVCDEPSSEDPHEWPEDITKWPICTKNSAGNHTNHPHMDCVITGRPCCIGTKGRCEITSREYCDFMRGYFHEEATLCSQVHCMDDVCGLLPFLNPEVPDQFYRLWLSLFLHAGILHCLVSVCFQMTVLRDLEKLAGWHRIAIIYLLSGITGNLASAIFLPYRAEVGPAGSQFGILACLFVELFQSWQILARPWRAFFKLLAVVLFLFAFGLLPWIDNFAHISGFISGLFLSFAFLPYISFGKFDLYRKRCQIIVFQAVFLGLLAGLVVLFYFYPVRCEWCEFLTCIPFTDKFCEKYELDAQLH; this is encoded by the exons ATGAGCGAGGCCCGAAGAGACAGTACTAGCAGCCTGCAGCGCAAGAAGCCCCCTTGGCTCAAGCTGGACATCCCAGCCGTGGCGCCCCCAGCAGCAGAAGATCCcagcttcctgcag CCCCTGCGGCGGCAGGCTTTCTTGCGGAGTGTGAGTATGCCAGCTGAGACAGCCCGTGTCCCATCACCCCACCATGAGCCCCGGCGGCTGGTGTTACAGCGTCAGACATCCATCACGCAGACCATCCGCAG GGGGACAGCGGACTGGTTCGGAGTGAGCAAGGACAGTGACAGCACCCAGAAATGGCAGCGCAAGAGCATCCGTCACTGCAGCCAGCGGTACGGGAAGCTAAAACCACAGGTCATTCGGGAGCTGGACCTGCCCAGCCAGGACAATGTGTCGCTGACCAGCACCGAGACGCCACCGCCGCTCTATGTGGGACCATGCCAGTTGGGCATGCAGAAG ATCATAGACCCTCTGGCCCGTGGCCGGGCCTTCCGCATGGCTGATGACACTGCCGATGGCCTGAGCGCCCCCCACACTCCAGTCACACCAGGTGCcgcctccctctgctccttctccagctcccgCTCAGGTTTCAATCGACTCCCTCGGCGGCGCAAACGTGAATCAGTGGCCAAGATGAGCTTCCGGGCTGCTGCGGCACTGGTGAAG GGTCGGTCTATTAGGGATGGCACTTTACGGAGGGGACAGCGTCGAAGCTTTACCCCGGccagcttcctggaggaagaCATGGTGGACTTCCCTGATGAGCTGGATACGTCTTTCTTCGCCCGG GAAGGTGTCCTCCATGAGGAGCTGTCCACATACCCAGATGAGGTGTTTGAGTCCCCATCAGAGGCAGCGCTCAAGGACTGGGAGAAAGCCCCAGAGCAGGCCGACCTCACGGGCGGGGCCCTGGACCGCAGCGAGCTTGAGCGAAGCCACTTGATGCT GCCCCTGGAGCGAGGCTGGCGGAAGCAGAAGGAGGGTAGCTCGTTAGCCCCACAGCCCAAGGTGCGGCTTCGCCAGGAGGTGGTCAGTGCGGCTGGACCCAGGAGGGGTCAGCGCATTGCTGTACCAGTACGCAAGCTCTTCGCCCGGGAAAAGCGGCCCTATGGTTTGGGAATGGTGGGAAGGCTCACCAACCGCACCTACCGGAAACGTATTGACAGCTATGTCAAGCGGCAGATAGAGGACATGGATGATCACAG GCCCTTCTTCACTTACTGGCTCACCTTTGTGCACTCACTGGTCACCATTCTGGCTGTGTGCATCTACGGTATTGCGCCTGTGGGCTTCTCGCAGCACGAGACAGTGGACTCG GTACTAAGGAAACGGGGCGTCTATGAGAATGTCAAATACGTTCAGCAGGAGAACTTCTGGATCGGCCCCAGCTCG GAGGCCCTCATTCACCTGGGGGCCAAGTTTTCACCCTGCATGCGCCAGGACCCACAGGTGCACAGCTTCATCCTTGCTGCCCGGGAGCGTGAGAAGCACTCAGCTTGCTGTGTACGCAATGACCGCTCTGGCTGCGTGCAGACTTCGAAGGAGGAGTGCTCG TCTACGCTGGCAGTGTGGGTGAAGTGGCCCACTCATCCCAGTGCTCCAGACCTTGCAGGCAACAAGAGGCAGTTTGGTTCTGTCTGCCACCAGGACCCCAG GGTGTGTGACGAGCCTTCCTCTGAGGATCCTCATGAGTGGCCAGAAGATATCACCAAGTGGCCG ATCTGCACCAAAaacagtgctgggaaccacactaaCCACCCTCATATGGACTGTGTCATAACAGGCCGGCCCTGCTGCATCGGCACCAAAGGCAG GTGTGAAATCACCTCCCGGGAGTACTGTGACTTCATGAGGGGCTACTTCCACGAGGAGGCCACACTCTGCTCTCAG GTGCACTGCATGGACGACGTCTGTGGCCTCCTGCCTTTCCTCAATCCCGAGGTGCCTGACCAGTTCTACCGCCTGTGGCTGTCCCTCTTCCTGCACGCTGG GATCCTGCATTGTTTGGTATCCGTCTGCTTCCAGATGACAGTTCTGCGGGACCTGGAGAAGCTGGCAGGCTGGCACCGCATAGCCATCATTTACCTGCTGAGTGGTATCACAGGCAACCTAGCCAGTGCCATCTTCCTGCCATACCGGGCAGAG GTAGGTCCGGCTGGCTCGCAGTTTGGTATCTTGGCCTGCCTCTTCGTGGAGCTGTTCCAGAGCTGGCAGATCCTGGCTCGACCCTGGCGTGCCTTCTTCAAGCTCTTGGCCGTGGTgctcttcctctttgcctttgGCCTGCTGCCCTGGATCGACAACTTCGCCCATATCTCAGGCTTCATCAGtggccttttcctttcctttgccttCTTGCCGTACATCAGCTTTGGCAAGTTTGACCTGTACCGCAAGCGCTGCCAGATCATCGTTTTCCAGGCGGTCTTCCTGGGCCTGCTGGCTGGCCTGGTGGTACTCTTCTACTTCTACCCGGTCCGCTGTGAGTGGTGCGAGTTTCTCACCTGCATCCCTTTCACCGACAAGTTCTGTGAGAAGTACGAACTGGATGCTCAGCTCCACTGA
- the Rhbdf1 gene encoding inactive rhomboid protein 1 isoform X2 has translation MQKIIDPLARGRAFRMADDTADGLSAPHTPVTPGAASLCSFSSSRSGFNRLPRRRKRESVAKMSFRAAAALVKGRSIRDGTLRRGQRRSFTPASFLEEDMVDFPDELDTSFFAREGVLHEELSTYPDEVFESPSEAALKDWEKAPEQADLTGGALDRSELERSHLMLPLERGWRKQKEGSSLAPQPKVRLRQEVVSAAGPRRGQRIAVPVRKLFAREKRPYGLGMVGRLTNRTYRKRIDSYVKRQIEDMDDHRPFFTYWLTFVHSLVTILAVCIYGIAPVGFSQHETVDSVLRKRGVYENVKYVQQENFWIGPSSEALIHLGAKFSPCMRQDPQVHSFILAAREREKHSACCVRNDRSGCVQTSKEECSSTLAVWVKWPTHPSAPDLAGNKRQFGSVCHQDPRVCDEPSSEDPHEWPEDITKWPICTKNSAGNHTNHPHMDCVITGRPCCIGTKGRCEITSREYCDFMRGYFHEEATLCSQVHCMDDVCGLLPFLNPEVPDQFYRLWLSLFLHAGILHCLVSVCFQMTVLRDLEKLAGWHRIAIIYLLSGITGNLASAIFLPYRAEVGPAGSQFGILACLFVELFQSWQILARPWRAFFKLLAVVLFLFAFGLLPWIDNFAHISGFISGLFLSFAFLPYISFGKFDLYRKRCQIIVFQAVFLGLLAGLVVLFYFYPVRCEWCEFLTCIPFTDKFCEKYELDAQLH, from the exons ATGCAGAAG ATCATAGACCCTCTGGCCCGTGGCCGGGCCTTCCGCATGGCTGATGACACTGCCGATGGCCTGAGCGCCCCCCACACTCCAGTCACACCAGGTGCcgcctccctctgctccttctccagctcccgCTCAGGTTTCAATCGACTCCCTCGGCGGCGCAAACGTGAATCAGTGGCCAAGATGAGCTTCCGGGCTGCTGCGGCACTGGTGAAG GGTCGGTCTATTAGGGATGGCACTTTACGGAGGGGACAGCGTCGAAGCTTTACCCCGGccagcttcctggaggaagaCATGGTGGACTTCCCTGATGAGCTGGATACGTCTTTCTTCGCCCGG GAAGGTGTCCTCCATGAGGAGCTGTCCACATACCCAGATGAGGTGTTTGAGTCCCCATCAGAGGCAGCGCTCAAGGACTGGGAGAAAGCCCCAGAGCAGGCCGACCTCACGGGCGGGGCCCTGGACCGCAGCGAGCTTGAGCGAAGCCACTTGATGCT GCCCCTGGAGCGAGGCTGGCGGAAGCAGAAGGAGGGTAGCTCGTTAGCCCCACAGCCCAAGGTGCGGCTTCGCCAGGAGGTGGTCAGTGCGGCTGGACCCAGGAGGGGTCAGCGCATTGCTGTACCAGTACGCAAGCTCTTCGCCCGGGAAAAGCGGCCCTATGGTTTGGGAATGGTGGGAAGGCTCACCAACCGCACCTACCGGAAACGTATTGACAGCTATGTCAAGCGGCAGATAGAGGACATGGATGATCACAG GCCCTTCTTCACTTACTGGCTCACCTTTGTGCACTCACTGGTCACCATTCTGGCTGTGTGCATCTACGGTATTGCGCCTGTGGGCTTCTCGCAGCACGAGACAGTGGACTCG GTACTAAGGAAACGGGGCGTCTATGAGAATGTCAAATACGTTCAGCAGGAGAACTTCTGGATCGGCCCCAGCTCG GAGGCCCTCATTCACCTGGGGGCCAAGTTTTCACCCTGCATGCGCCAGGACCCACAGGTGCACAGCTTCATCCTTGCTGCCCGGGAGCGTGAGAAGCACTCAGCTTGCTGTGTACGCAATGACCGCTCTGGCTGCGTGCAGACTTCGAAGGAGGAGTGCTCG TCTACGCTGGCAGTGTGGGTGAAGTGGCCCACTCATCCCAGTGCTCCAGACCTTGCAGGCAACAAGAGGCAGTTTGGTTCTGTCTGCCACCAGGACCCCAG GGTGTGTGACGAGCCTTCCTCTGAGGATCCTCATGAGTGGCCAGAAGATATCACCAAGTGGCCG ATCTGCACCAAAaacagtgctgggaaccacactaaCCACCCTCATATGGACTGTGTCATAACAGGCCGGCCCTGCTGCATCGGCACCAAAGGCAG GTGTGAAATCACCTCCCGGGAGTACTGTGACTTCATGAGGGGCTACTTCCACGAGGAGGCCACACTCTGCTCTCAG GTGCACTGCATGGACGACGTCTGTGGCCTCCTGCCTTTCCTCAATCCCGAGGTGCCTGACCAGTTCTACCGCCTGTGGCTGTCCCTCTTCCTGCACGCTGG GATCCTGCATTGTTTGGTATCCGTCTGCTTCCAGATGACAGTTCTGCGGGACCTGGAGAAGCTGGCAGGCTGGCACCGCATAGCCATCATTTACCTGCTGAGTGGTATCACAGGCAACCTAGCCAGTGCCATCTTCCTGCCATACCGGGCAGAG GTAGGTCCGGCTGGCTCGCAGTTTGGTATCTTGGCCTGCCTCTTCGTGGAGCTGTTCCAGAGCTGGCAGATCCTGGCTCGACCCTGGCGTGCCTTCTTCAAGCTCTTGGCCGTGGTgctcttcctctttgcctttgGCCTGCTGCCCTGGATCGACAACTTCGCCCATATCTCAGGCTTCATCAGtggccttttcctttcctttgccttCTTGCCGTACATCAGCTTTGGCAAGTTTGACCTGTACCGCAAGCGCTGCCAGATCATCGTTTTCCAGGCGGTCTTCCTGGGCCTGCTGGCTGGCCTGGTGGTACTCTTCTACTTCTACCCGGTCCGCTGTGAGTGGTGCGAGTTTCTCACCTGCATCCCTTTCACCGACAAGTTCTGTGAGAAGTACGAACTGGATGCTCAGCTCCACTGA